The Thermoanaerobaculales bacterium genome contains a region encoding:
- a CDS encoding amino acid permease, translating to MPIRNLLRRKSLDLMLAEAAADGERKLRRVLGPFELIALGVGAVIGAGIFASIGTAAAGGAHHVGAGPALVVSMVITALGCGLCALCYAEFAAMVPVAGSAYTYSAATLGELVAWIIGWDLIIEYAMGNVAVAVSWSSYFCELLRGLGLDVPGWLRTDLATALRTPEIMAEAPRLLGVPVIFNLPAVAIVALLTWLLVLGVKESARVNTIMVVVKVAILLFFIVAGSLFVRPSNWQPFAPNGWTGIGAGAAIIFFAYIGFDAVSTAAEECRNPQRDMPIGMIGSLLLCTVLYVATALVLTGMIPLSDIAGSAEPLARAFSLLGMNWAAGLVAVGAVIATTAVLLVFQYGQTRIFFSMSRDGLLPPSFARVHPRHHTPAFITIWLGIVVGGLSAFANLDVFVELTNIGTLFAFVLVCLGVLVLRVREPGRLRPFRTPLVPLVPLAGIAVCFYLMLNLPTATWIRFGVWLVLGLMVYVLYGRRHSRFGNGV from the coding sequence ATGCCGATTCGGAATTTGCTGCGCCGCAAGTCGCTCGACCTGATGCTCGCCGAAGCGGCCGCCGACGGCGAGCGGAAGCTGCGCCGGGTGCTCGGCCCCTTCGAGCTGATCGCCCTCGGTGTGGGGGCCGTGATCGGCGCCGGCATCTTCGCCTCGATCGGCACCGCTGCGGCGGGTGGCGCCCACCACGTCGGGGCCGGGCCGGCGCTGGTGGTGTCGATGGTCATCACCGCGCTCGGCTGCGGGCTGTGCGCCCTGTGCTACGCGGAGTTCGCCGCGATGGTGCCGGTCGCGGGCAGCGCCTACACCTACTCGGCTGCGACTCTCGGCGAGCTGGTGGCGTGGATCATTGGCTGGGACCTGATCATCGAGTACGCGATGGGCAACGTGGCGGTCGCCGTCTCGTGGTCGAGCTACTTCTGCGAGCTGCTGCGTGGGCTCGGCCTCGATGTCCCGGGGTGGCTGCGGACCGACCTGGCGACAGCGCTGCGCACGCCCGAGATCATGGCCGAGGCGCCCCGGCTGCTCGGCGTGCCGGTGATCTTCAACCTGCCGGCGGTGGCGATCGTGGCACTGCTGACCTGGCTGCTGGTGCTCGGCGTCAAGGAGTCGGCCCGCGTCAACACGATCATGGTCGTGGTCAAGGTCGCGATCCTGCTGTTCTTCATCGTCGCCGGCTCGCTCTTCGTCCGTCCCTCGAACTGGCAGCCCTTCGCTCCCAACGGGTGGACCGGCATCGGCGCCGGCGCGGCGATCATCTTCTTCGCGTACATCGGCTTCGACGCCGTGTCGACGGCCGCCGAGGAGTGCCGGAACCCGCAGCGCGACATGCCGATCGGCATGATCGGCTCGCTGCTGCTGTGCACCGTCCTCTACGTGGCGACCGCGCTGGTGCTCACCGGGATGATCCCGCTGTCCGACATCGCCGGCTCGGCCGAGCCGCTGGCCCGCGCGTTTTCCCTGCTCGGCATGAACTGGGCAGCGGGGCTGGTGGCGGTCGGCGCGGTGATCGCGACCACCGCCGTGCTGCTGGTGTTCCAGTACGGTCAGACCCGCATCTTCTTCTCGATGTCCCGGGACGGGTTGCTGCCGCCGTCGTTCGCCCGGGTCCACCCGCGCCACCACACCCCCGCCTTCATCACCATCTGGCTGGGGATCGTCGTCGGCGGGCTGTCCGCCTTCGCCAACCTGGACGTGTTCGTCGAGCTGACCAACATCGGCACCCTGTTCGCCTTCGTGCTGGTGTGCCTCGGGGTGCTGGTGCTGCGGGTCCGCGAGCCGGGTCGGCTGCGGCCGTTCCGGACGCCGCTGGTGCCGCTCGTCCCCCTCGCCGGCATCGCGGTCTGCTTCTACCTGATGCTCAACCTGCCGACCGCGACCTGGATCCGCTTCGGGGTGTGGCTGGTGCTCGGGCTGATGGTCTACGTCCTGTACGGCCGCCGCCACAGCCGCTTCGGCAACGGAGTCTGA